DNA sequence from the Anomalospiza imberbis isolate Cuckoo-Finch-1a 21T00152 chromosome 14, ASM3175350v1, whole genome shotgun sequence genome:
GTGCTGGGTTCAGAGGCTGTAAGTGTTGCTTCACACACTGGCACGGGCCAgtctgctccctgcagcagctgggcagggccagcggGGCACGCGTGGCACTGGGGAGGGAGGTGGGCAGGGCATGGGCCTGGTGTGTCTCCTCATCCATTTGTCTCTCCTCCCAGACATGGAAGAGTGAGGGCTTCTTTGCACTCTACAAAGGCTTCTGGCCCAACTGGCTTCGTCTGGGTCCCTGGAACATCATCGtatcctccctgtgctgctgggaggtggtggagtgGAACGAGGGGAGAAccctgctgggaagggctgggcagggctgacACCCCCATGGGGTGCACTGGGGACCCTAATGGGCACTGCTGATGGTTCCTGTAGAGCCTCTGAGGGCTTGGCTGAGACCTTTTgtgggctgggctgcaggagatTGCTGGATGAGCTCCTCTTTGGGAGGGAATCGTGGGGAACATTCTGCTGCTAAGGCAGGTGCTGACTGTGCAGGACCAgcgctgctgtgtgctgagcCAGACCATTCTGCCTGCTGAAACTGGGTGGGGAGTTCACTGTACAGAGCTCCCAGTctgggcttggagccacctcCCTCTCCCAGTGGTCTGGGCAAGGCTGGCTTTTCTCTGGGTCCATCTCCCCACTCCTGGCAGCACCTGTGCCCCAACTCTGTTCTACCTGGGCAGGTCAGGTTGTGCTGCCTGGACAGGGAGCTCCATGGGTGGGTTTAGGGAGCTCCCTGGATGGgtgtccagcccagctggatgctctgcccaccctgccaggcaGCTGCCTCTCATCTGTCCCAATTCCTTGACACTCCCTTCAGTTTTTTATCACATACGAGCAGTTGAAGCGCCTCCCCTTCTGAGAGCTGCCTTCATCTCCCCAGAATCATCCTcggggctggcagcagagctgtgctgctgcctgcctcttcatcccactgtccccatgtcgTGCTGTTTGGTCCCTGTGGGCTGGGCTCTCCCCACATGCATggtccctggagcaggagctgcctggcacaggcaggagccGCATGTTTCCCACTGGAGGTGTCTGCGTGCCTGGGCCTGCAGGAATATCTTCTGTGAAGATCTGTGTGTTCCAGTGGCCTTTGGGGCACTGTGGCTCGTGGCTGGCAGGTGTGGGTCTCCTCCTGTGCCCGTGGGGCGAGGCTGGGGCCTGTGAAGGTGCCATTGTCATCATGTTTCTTGCAGAACTTGTAActtcattaaattatttattgaCTGGATGGCTTGAGTTTGGGTCTGTGCTCATTCACTGCAGGGCTGACTGCCCATGGAGAGCACAGAAGCTGGTTTTCACCATGCTATAGACCCCTTTTTTCtccatatatttatataaaaacaaTTTGTAGGATTCATTTCAGTAGAGATGTTTCTAAACTCAAGTTTGTTAGTGTCAGAAAATGACCCCGTTGCCCTCTCAGCTCAATTTTGCCTCAATCTCTTAAATTCCTGCTTATTATTACACTATTTTTGCTTAAATAAATTGTAAAGCCAGGTAATGTGCTTTAAAGGTGAGCTCAGCACTTGAAAATGGTGGTTCTGGTTCTGAGCAGGATATTTTGGTCATCCTCTTCtgatttttgcttattttttaatgtttatggCTACGGAAGCAAATGGTTTTTATGTTCCTGCTCCCTTTCCTCTTCGTGGGGTGGCTTTGGGTGACACAGCAGCATGTCCTGGCTGAGCCTGCTGTGAGCTGAGTTTCTGTGGAAGTCACACAAGGAATGTTCAGCCAAATCCtgctgggaaaaatgggagggaaTTGGAGTTACCAAGTCAGAGCTGCCTGTAGAAgctgcaggggaagggaaggtgaGTCCACTGCGCTGGGGCTGAAATGAGCCCTGAGCAGGGCTCTCCGTGCCAGGCAGCATGTGGGAACCTgctcctgcacacacagaaagGTCCGGGGGGGGAACTCCAACGTGGAAGGCTCCATGGGAACCAGTCAGCCCTCCCCAGGTGTTTAAGGTAGAAATACCTGTCCTCCTGATACACGAACGCTAAAAATGGCAGTCAagcaggagagggaggcacTAGCTCCCGCCCGTACTTGCTCCTCACTGCCCTGCCACTTCTCCCTCATCTTTGATCTCATTCCGAGGgtctggactctctccagcatcAGGGCAAAGGCCCCCCAAATGTCTCCCTGGGCAAATGGAAGTAGAGATGTGTAAGGCCACCAGAACCCCTCCTGTGGCCACCTGCAGTGCAGAGCCCGGGTGTTGTGGAGggccctcccagctctgcagctgcaggcagtgcccccaTTCCTGagctcctgccctccagcagtgcccctcctgccccaccCCAACTCGGCCTCTCCCCAGTTACTGTTCGACAGACAGACGCTCAGTCCTGCCCCTTTCCTGGCAGCTTGGATTTTTCCAGCTCATGAGGCAGAAGAGGCTTGTGACACTTTGTGTAGGGGCTGGAGCTGTCGGTGTCAGTCCCCGTGAAGGTCAATCCTCCCCGGGAGGTATGAGGGGTGTTGTGGGATTCTGTAGCAGAAGGATGCAGAAACTTTGCTTTCATGAATTTCTTTGTTACAAGTTACTATTAGGTAAATAACAAAGCAAAGTAAGTGAGTGTGTACATAGAAAGATTGTTTTTTACTGTTAGTAGCACTTAGATTTCACTGGAAGTCACAGCGAAGTTCATCAAGCTCCTGCAGGAGGGAGGTCAGTCAATGATGGACAAGGTCTCCCTTTGGATATGACCCGTGTCATGGagcctggagccagcctggggaTCTGAAGGGCTGTGCAGGGGGAGCTCCAGGACACAGAGAGGCTCTTTGGGGCAGCAGCCAGTTAGCTCTGCATGGATCCCAGAGTGGGCAGAGGACACCAGCTCTTGGAGGGCCATATCTGCCTTCTGCCTGGATCCAAGGCTCCTCTGCAGGTTGTGGTGGGTTTTTGCCCTGCAGGTTTCAGCAATTCTCTGGTTTCAGCCTCTCCAAGGATACCCTGGGCTCCCTGTTTCCCTGTTGTGCTTGCCGAGGGCACTGCAGGTTCCTAGCTGTGAAtgctgctgtcccaggctgGCAGATGTTTCTCTGTTTGAGCACACATCCCTCGTCAGTGCTTTTCCCCATTGTAACCAGGTCACCTTCAGGGCTGCTGTTCCAGCAGGGTGTCAGTGGTGTTCCCTTGGTCCCGGCAGCAAGAAGCTGTCCTGGATCTGGCAgtgacccccaggagccccacGAGCTGTGCTGGACATTGGGAACTCTCTGTGCTTGTCCCCATTCGCAGCTTCTGTGTCTCAGCAGGCACTGCTTTGCTCCAGCCCCTGGTGCTGGGGGGGGGGACAGCCACCCCCCATGTGCCACCGTGGCAGCTTCCTGCCCAGGTGCTCCCTgctcacctcctgctccagggtTGTCTGGAAACGTGGCTGGAGGGGAGGGAcctctgcaggcacagcagcgAGTCCAGCAGTCCCTTCTGcgggcagctgctggcagagctctgctcccccCTGAGACACCcctgctccccctgctcctgctcccccctGAGACACCCCTGCTCCCCCCTGAGACACCcctgctccccctgctcctgctcccccctGAGACACCcctgctccccctgctcctgctccctcctgagacccccctgctccctcctgagacccccctgctccctcctgagacccccctgctccccctgctcctgTTCCCCCCGAGACCcctgctccccctgctcctgcttccttccccctgctccccctgctcctgctcccccctGAGACACCcctgctccccctgctccccccgAGACactcctgctctccaggctcctccttccccctgAGACTCCCCTACtctctcagctcctgctccccccgAGACACCCCTGCTCCccaggctcctgctgctccctgcagagtgaggggctgtgcctgctgccaAGTTGCTCCTGCTGAGAGGCCCCAGGTGAGTGATGGCTGAGAATCGTGCTGGGGGTGCACCATTGCCGTGGTGGGTCTCGCATGAGGCGGCCACGGCCAGCTGGGCCCTGGGAGCCATCTTTGCCGTGCTGGCCTCGCTCATCATCGCTGCCAACGTGCCCGTGGccattgtcctgctctgccacaTCCAGAGGAGCGGCTCCAAGGGGCTCTGTTTTGTCCTCAATCTTGCCTTGGCGGATGCCATGGTTGGCTTCACAGTCATGGGCCTGGCCGTGGATGAGCTTTCCCAGCTCTTTCATCCTTCCCAGAACTTTTGCATCCTGAGAATGGCTTTTGTGACCTCTTCCTGTGCTGCCTCCATCCTGTCCCTGACCCTGGTTGCATGTGACAGGCACCTGGCGATCCGGAAGCCTTTCCACTATTTCCAGCTGGTGACAGGCCCGCGGGTCGGGGTGTGCTTGGTGGGGCTCTGGCTGTTTGCTGCCATCGTCGGCTTCCTCCCGGTCTTCATCCCGCGCTTCCAGAGGGTCTCCAACCATTGGAAATGCTCCTTCTTCAAAGTCTTCCAGCCTTCCTACATGATCACCATGTTCTGCCTCGGCTTCTTCCCCGCACTCTTACTCTTCCTCTACCTCTACTGTGACATGCTGAAAATCGCCTCGGTGCATGTGCAGCACATCCAGGAGgtggagcaggcagggctggggggaggctgtCCCCCAGCCCGTGCCACCAGTGACCTGAAGGCCATGCGCACAGTGGCCATGCTCATCGGGTGCTTCACCCTCTCCTGGCTGCCCTTCTTCATCGCCAGCATTGTGCAGATGGCCTGCCCTGAGTGCTTCCCCTACGAAGTCATTGAGAACTTCCTttggctgctggggctgggcaacTCCCTCCTGAACCCACTGCTCTATTCCTACTGGCAGAGGGAcgtgcagctccagctctgccagctggctgcaggtgtGAAGAGGAGGGTCCTGCTTCACCTGGGCAACAGGCGCTGTTTCCCTGGCAGGGACACCAAGGCTCCTCCTGCTGTGtcctgcctggagctccaggacTGACTTGGTAAGGAGTGGCTGTCTCTGGCTTGCCAGCTCCCCTCCTGCATTGTGACCATGAAGTCGGGGCCTGCCAGCTGTGAAGGAGATCACAGATGGGTGGGACCAATCTGGATGTTAATCCCCCGACACCATCACAGCCGGATTCCAGCTTGCCCACTGCCCCAcagcctccagcacagccagcttcaccccagccccaggcaccccAGGTTGCAGGTGTTCTCTGGAGAGTCTCTGCTGGAACATGGTCCATGTCTCCTGGACCAAGCTGTTGCACTCGCTTTGCAGACAAAGACCCTTCTCCCATTGCTTCCCCTGCCAGGTGTGCCCCCCCTGCCCTCCTCTCTGCAGCACTAGCTCCATGGGCAACAAATGCCCCGTTCCTGGGGCAGgtgtgggcacagggagggctctATCCTCTTGGCCctggcagcagaggctgggcaggcTGTGAACATCCCTGAGCTCTCCTGGACCACGGGtgcttcccctcccttcccaaaCTCACCTCCCAATTCTACACAGGTCCATCCCTGCTTTGGGCTGTGCCCACACGTAGCAGAGGTGAGGGGGGTGGGTTTGGGCATGGGGGACAGAGAGGGCTCGGCAGCGGCCATGCCTGTGTGGGGGGTGGTGTAACCCTGGGCaggggggcagccccagggcagggggacagcctgggcactgctgtcACTGTTTACCCAGGCTGTAAAGTGAGTCAATGAGTAACTGGCTGAACAAGgagagggaggattggctgcCTCAGAGATCCCCACGAAGGAGAGCTGCTGTGTCCCACCCAGGATTTGGGACTCGAAGGGTCCCTGCACACCCACTCTGCCCACGGGAGCCCCCCTTCTGCCCTAGTGGCCAGATGGCTGCCCCTGCCAGAGGCTACGGTGATACTTAATTGCTtctcataaaataattttgtttcatcCACATGGCAAGAAAACTTCCCTTAGAAGAGGTTTATTTACTAAAGAAGTACGCTACTCTGAAAATGAGGGTGCTCTGCATGAAACAGCAGCTGTTCCCACCTCTGCCCTTGCCCCCCTAGCAGAGACAAAGGCTCAGGGCTCTATCCACTTGCCTCCAGAGCTTGCCACGAAGCTAAGGTCTTCCCCATCCTAGGGAAAGAGGCAAAAATGAAAGTGTGTTTAAAAGACCCCAAATAAGAGGCCCTCTGTGGCATCCCCCTCGGCCCGGGAAAGGCCTGGGACCAGGTCCCACGAGGCAGACACTGTTCCTGGCTGTGCCGGGTGGACTGAACCTGGGGgaaggctgcccagagcaggctgGCTCTGGGGGCTGCTGTAGGGGGATCTGGTGGGTGGATGCAGCCTGAGTCAGCTTGGGGCTCAGCCCATCATCTCCCTGCACCTGCACCGGGGATTTGCTGCCTGTTCTTGGTGATGcctgagctctgccagctgtggctTTGATCATCCTCATCCTCGCTGAGCCTCTGCCTCCCTCCAACGCCTTCCTGCAGCAGGTCccagcaggaacagggacaCTTTGGACATGGGCCTTGTGCTGCTTCCCGAGCTTTCTGACTGCCGGCTCTGCTGCATGAGTCCATCACTGAACTGGCCAGGCTGCAGGTCTGAATCAGCGTGAGGGACAGGAGCCCTGTCCAAGTGGGATCAGGGCTCAGGCAGCCTCCTCCGTGCCATGAACACGCTGCAGTGGCTTTAAACCTCCAGCACTAGAAGGGAGCCTGCAAGAGAGATGGAGAATGTGGACTTTGAATAGGAGTCTGAAGTGATggaacaagggggaatggcttcctgctgccagagggcagggttggatggggtattgggaaggaattgttcccattgagggtggggaggccctggcacaggttgcccagagcagctgtggctgcccctggatgcctggcagtgtccaaggccaggttggggcttggagcagcctgggacagtggaagatgcCAATGACAGagggttggaatgggatgggctttaagttCTAATTCAAACCATTCTGAGGTTCTGTGACACTGTGCAGGTGGGGGACAAGGTGCAGCTGGAGGCAGAACTCCTCCTTCAGTGCAGCGTCCCTTTCTGGGCATCTCACTCTGGCACTGACCCCTCTCCTCCGTCTGCAAGCCatgggctggatggggctcacgggctggcacagctggggctccaTCCCGGGATCCATCTCCAGATCCTGCTGGGGTAGCCCGGATTGGCAGCCGTTCCTTGTGAGGCCAGGCCTGCTCCCATCCCTCATCCCGGAGAGCCCCCGCCGCCGTCCCGCTCCAGCCTGCGGTGACCGCGGCACGGAGCACGGCTCGCGGGAGCGGCTGGACGGGAGTGCACGGGGCGGCCAtggagggaggggatggagcCATCCTGCTCCACACCGAGACCGGCAAGGATGGAGGGCGCTGCCCCACTGCTGCCCTGCGCTCAATAAACGCCCTTGTGCCCGGCTGGTCTCTGCTCCGCTGCCGGGGGCTCGGGGCGGCACCGGGGGCAGCCAGGGGCGGCTCTGCCCGAggccagggagcagcagtggcGCGGGGGGCGAGCGCAGAACCGGGGCGGAAAGGAGGGcgacagcagcagagctgcggcggcggggccggccctGCCCCGGTGAGCTGTTTCCGGTGGGATGTTCCTGCTGGGATGTTCCCGGTCCCGCTGGGATGGTCCTGGTCGGTGTGGCCGGCCTCGGTGGGATGGTCCCGGTGGGATGTTATCAATCCCGGTGGGGTGGTCCCTGTCCGGGTGGGATTGGTCCCGGTCTGGCTGGATTGTCGGCGGCCCCGGTGATGCGGCCGGTCCCGGTGCGATGGTCCCGGTCCCGGGGGGGTGTGGCTGGTTCCAGTGGGATAGTCCCAGTCACGATGGGGTGTGGCCGGTCCCAGTGGGatggtcccggtcccggtgGGTGTGGCCGGTCCCGGTGGGATGGTCCCAGTCCCGGTGGGATGGTCCCGGTCCCAGTGGGATGGTCCCGGTCGATGTGGCTGGTCCCGGTGGGatggtcccggtcccggtgGGTGTCGCCGGTCCCAATGGGATGGTCCTGGTCCCGGTGGGATGGTCCCGGTCCCGGAGGGGTGTGGCCGGTCCCGGTGGGTGTGGCCGGTCCCAGTGGGTGTGGCCGGTCCCGGAGGGTATGGCCGGTCCCGGTGGGATGGTCCCGGTCCCGGGGGGTGTGGCCGGTCCCGGAGGGATGGTCCCGGTCCCGGGGTTGTGGCCGGTCCCGGGGGGTGTGGCCGGTCCCGGTGGGATGGTCCCGGTCCCGGAGGGTATGGCCGGTCCCGGTGGGATGGTCCCGGTCCCGGGGGGTGTGGCCGGTCCCGGGGGGTGTGGACGGTCCCGGTGGGATGGTCCCGGTCCCGGGAGGTGTGGCTGGTCCCGCTGGGatggtcccggtcccggtgGGATAGTCCCGGTCCCGGGGGGTGTGGCCGGTCCCGGTGGGATGGTCCCGGTCCCGGGGGGTGTGGCCGGTCCCGGTGGGATGGTCCCGGTCCCGGGGGGTGTGGCCGGTCCCGGGGGGatggtcccggtcccggtgggatggtcccggtcccggtgGGTGTGGCCGGTCCCGGTGGGATGGTCCCGGTCCCGGGGGGTGTGGCCGGTCCCGGTGGGATGGTCCCGGTCCCGGGGGGTGTGGCCGGTCCCGGGGGGATGGTCCCGGTCCCGGGGGGTGTGGCCGGCCCCGCCCCACacgctcccgccccgccgggcgCCGTCACGTGCCCGTCCCGGTGCGCGCGCAGCGCCCGCCCCTCCAATGGGCGCGCGCGGCGCgggcgcgcggggcggggcgtgCGGCGGAAGCGGCGGCGCGTGCGGGAgcggcagggccgggccgggccgggccgggccgggcggggcggtgAGTGCGGGGATCGGGGGGCGCGGACCCTGACCGCGGGCAGCGGGGAACCGGGGGCCGGGACCCTGACTGCCGGGagcgggggcggccccggcctCTCCTCGCCCCGGCGGGAGAGGCCGAACGGCGGCTGGGGCCGGCCCGCAGTGGGCGGTAGCCGCGGTCGGGGCCGGAGCGCTCCCCCGCCGGGACCCGGGCGTGCGGAGGGGCCGCCCCGCTCTCCATTGCCCTCCGGGCCGCTGTCCGACCGGCAGCGGGGCTCGCCGGGCAGGAGCGGCCTCCTCCGCACCTCCGGCCCGGCCGAGCCTGCCGGGGAGCTTTGCGGAGGGCTGAGCAACCTCGGGGGAGCCGTCCGGACTTCGGGAAGGCTGGCGGGGACACCCGCAGGGCTCCGGGTCCGTCTGAGTGCTGGGGAGGCTGTGTGGGAAAGTTTCTTCCACCTGGCACGTGTCTGGGCCACTGTTTGGGTTCAGTGGTAGTTACAATCACTTCAAAGACGGCATTAAAATTACGTCAGAAAAGGCGGAGATTGTCACGGAGcggtctggagcaccaggagcagctgggaaaagggctcagcctggagaaaaggagggatCTCAGGGGAAACCTtttggctctgcacaactccctgacaggaggggacagccgggggggtcgggaCCTTGTGCCATGTCGTGTTTGCTCAAGGTGGGAGGAAAGAGGCCTCAAGGTGTGCCAGGGTAGGTTCTGCTTAGGAATTAGCAACAGTCGTTTCCTTACGAGAGCGGTCAGGCCTTGGAATAAATTGTT
Encoded proteins:
- the GPR119 gene encoding glucose-dependent insulinotropic receptor yields the protein MAENRAGGAPLPWWVSHEAATASWALGAIFAVLASLIIAANVPVAIVLLCHIQRSGSKGLCFVLNLALADAMVGFTVMGLAVDELSQLFHPSQNFCILRMAFVTSSCAASILSLTLVACDRHLAIRKPFHYFQLVTGPRVGVCLVGLWLFAAIVGFLPVFIPRFQRVSNHWKCSFFKVFQPSYMITMFCLGFFPALLLFLYLYCDMLKIASVHVQHIQEVEQAGLGGGCPPARATSDLKAMRTVAMLIGCFTLSWLPFFIASIVQMACPECFPYEVIENFLWLLGLGNSLLNPLLYSYWQRDVQLQLCQLAAGVKRRVLLHLGNRRCFPGRDTKAPPAVSCLELQD